The following coding sequences are from one Phycisphaerae bacterium window:
- the queF gene encoding preQ(1) synthase, with the protein MDKKPELELFDNPSPQRDYWITIRCPEFTSVCPRTGQPDFGEITIEYCPDKLCIELKSLKFYMQSYRSKGIFYEALTNDILDDLSGSSRPRRMKVTSRFTPRGGITTEVIAEYKKDK; encoded by the coding sequence ATGGATAAAAAGCCCGAACTCGAACTGTTCGACAATCCCAGCCCGCAGAGGGACTATTGGATAACAATCAGATGTCCCGAATTCACCAGCGTTTGCCCGCGAACGGGCCAGCCTGACTTCGGCGAAATTACCATCGAATATTGCCCTGATAAACTTTGCATCGAGCTAAAGAGCCTCAAATTCTACATGCAAAGCTACCGCAGCAAAGGCATCTTTTATGAAGCCCTGACAAATGATATACTGGATGACCTGTCCGGCTCCTCCAGGCCGCGCAGGATGAAAGTTACCTCGCGGTTCACTCCACGAGGCGGAATAACCACCGAGGTAATTGCAGAGTATAAAAAAGACAAATAA
- the queC gene encoding 7-cyano-7-deazaguanine synthase QueC — protein sequence MKDKKAVILLSGGLDSTTTLAIARSEGYRCYGLTFRYGQRHGLEIEAAKKAAKFLGVIEHRCIDIDLAQFGGSALTDSAIEVPKDRDDLGKEGLIPPTYVPARNTVFLSYALAWAEALGAFDIFIGVNAVDYSGYPDCRGKFIRAFEKTANLGTAAAIEGKGKYKIHTPIINMTKSEIILTGTKLGVDYSLTHSCYDPDGRGSCGRCDSCRLRLKGFAEAGLKDPIRYAR from the coding sequence ATGAAAGATAAAAAAGCGGTTATTTTGCTGAGCGGCGGACTCGATTCGACTACGACTTTGGCGATAGCGCGAAGCGAGGGGTACCGATGCTACGGCCTGACCTTCCGATACGGGCAGCGGCACGGGCTTGAAATCGAAGCGGCGAAGAAGGCGGCCAAGTTTCTCGGGGTAATCGAACATCGCTGCATCGATATTGATTTGGCCCAGTTCGGCGGTTCGGCGCTGACTGATTCGGCAATCGAGGTGCCGAAGGACAGGGACGATTTGGGCAAAGAGGGCCTGATACCGCCAACATACGTGCCTGCCCGCAACACAGTATTTTTAAGTTACGCACTTGCCTGGGCTGAGGCGCTCGGTGCGTTCGATATCTTCATAGGCGTTAACGCGGTCGACTACAGCGGGTATCCGGATTGCAGAGGCAAATTTATAAGGGCTTTTGAGAAAACGGCCAATCTCGGCACGGCGGCGGCTATCGAAGGGAAGGGCAAATATAAAATTCATACGCCGATTATAAATATGACCAAAAGCGAAATCATTCTTACAGGGACAAAGTTAGGCGTTGATTATTCGCTGACACACAGCTGCTATGACCCGGATGGGCGGGGCAGTTGCGGGCGGTGCGATTCGTGCAGATTGAGGTTAAAAGGCTTTGCGGAAGCGGGCCTGAAAGACCCGATAAGATATGCAAGATAA
- a CDS encoding tetratricopeptide repeat protein gives MGKYLREVVLCAAVLAVIAATTVMFHGTKSSLKDFTKGKKFFKQGRTMMALLHLNSASAAEPDNGEILLYLASTYDKLGRKEDVLKTLEALHEIDGKDLEVNKWLAGAYYGKNEFAKAEKLYQESLAEKYDTNSQMKLAEVQAWQKKYGKAVITLEQMIKQNPNNVRARKLLADIYIWNKKYDRAFDILTELHEKYPQDNSISLQYAMIFVERKDYSGAEELYRGILANDKNNAEAKLWLARLLSWEKEYDSALNIYTELIDANSEWITARREKARVLGWARRYEEAIAEYKKAVEADESIPATKYEMLSKYNLYNQFDKTAIENYKHWLDAEPNNLEASYDLGQVYAKQMQWDNAKKMYQLTLDNDGGHFRAKQALEKVNIYSNMMRLETGFKTFEADSSGRNMDKRYRGIFTSIKKPLNENTSVTIRQDNIWRNFRDYKQVYQQQFSVGVDYSQKPDFWAGANYTGSVYPEEKGLAHTFGGYFNFMPADPLTVGLSHQREQITDNSRTFLDKLYADNYKIRVDYKPTRRLAAGTDYTYSPYSDGNRKNAYGLDVGYYLALEPKSLKISYKYEQYGFKDKDGDYFSPGSFHHNNVALEWRHFLNKEEMFWGANDTYYTLRYEIIFDVHQQTGHKFYFDFHHDWNNKCSSGIEFSKTMYEHSGIYSEDMLMFYTSIYF, from the coding sequence TTGGGCAAATACCTAAGAGAGGTCGTTTTATGCGCAGCAGTTTTGGCAGTTATCGCTGCCACTACGGTGATGTTCCATGGTACGAAGTCATCTCTGAAAGATTTTACAAAGGGCAAAAAATTCTTCAAGCAGGGAAGAACTATGATGGCTCTTTTGCATCTTAACTCCGCATCTGCGGCCGAGCCGGACAATGGGGAAATTCTTTTATATCTTGCCTCAACCTATGACAAACTCGGCAGAAAAGAAGATGTCCTGAAGACGCTCGAAGCGCTCCACGAAATCGACGGCAAAGACCTTGAAGTCAATAAATGGCTGGCGGGGGCCTACTATGGGAAAAATGAATTTGCAAAGGCAGAAAAATTATATCAGGAAAGTCTGGCCGAGAAGTACGATACCAATTCGCAAATGAAGCTCGCAGAAGTCCAGGCGTGGCAGAAAAAATACGGCAAGGCGGTAATAACGCTCGAGCAGATGATAAAGCAAAACCCGAACAATGTCAGGGCGAGAAAGCTGCTGGCTGATATTTACATTTGGAACAAAAAGTATGACAGGGCGTTCGATATTTTAACAGAGCTGCACGAAAAATATCCGCAGGACAACAGTATATCCCTGCAATACGCCATGATTTTTGTAGAGAGGAAAGATTATTCCGGGGCGGAGGAATTGTACCGGGGCATCCTCGCAAATGACAAGAACAATGCGGAAGCCAAATTATGGCTGGCAAGACTGCTGAGCTGGGAAAAAGAATACGATTCTGCTCTGAATATATACACAGAATTGATAGACGCCAATTCCGAGTGGATAACCGCAAGAAGGGAAAAGGCAAGAGTTCTGGGCTGGGCGCGCAGATATGAGGAGGCAATCGCGGAATACAAAAAGGCCGTTGAAGCGGACGAATCCATCCCCGCGACAAAATATGAAATGCTTTCCAAATACAACCTTTATAATCAATTCGACAAGACGGCCATTGAAAATTACAAACACTGGCTCGATGCTGAGCCGAATAATTTAGAAGCGTCTTATGATTTGGGGCAGGTTTATGCCAAACAGATGCAATGGGACAACGCGAAAAAGATGTATCAGCTCACGCTTGACAATGACGGCGGGCACTTCAGAGCGAAACAGGCCCTTGAAAAAGTCAACATTTATTCAAATATGATGCGTCTGGAAACTGGTTTTAAGACTTTCGAGGCGGACAGCAGCGGCAGAAATATGGACAAACGGTACCGAGGTATCTTTACATCAATTAAAAAACCTTTGAATGAAAATACTTCCGTTACAATCCGGCAGGACAATATCTGGCGAAATTTTCGAGATTATAAGCAAGTCTATCAGCAGCAGTTTTCGGTCGGCGTGGACTATTCACAAAAGCCTGACTTCTGGGCGGGAGCGAATTACACGGGCAGCGTTTATCCCGAAGAAAAGGGGCTGGCGCATACTTTCGGCGGATATTTTAACTTTATGCCGGCTGACCCATTGACCGTGGGCCTATCCCATCAGCGAGAACAAATCACCGATAACAGCAGGACGTTCCTCGATAAACTTTACGCGGACAATTATAAAATCAGGGTCGATTATAAGCCGACGAGACGGCTGGCTGCGGGGACAGATTATACCTATTCGCCCTACAGCGACGGAAACAGGAAAAACGCTTATGGTCTCGATGTCGGCTATTATCTGGCACTCGAGCCAAAGAGTCTAAAAATTTCATACAAGTATGAGCAATACGGGTTCAAGGACAAAGACGGCGATTATTTTTCGCCGGGGAGTTTCCATCATAATAACGTTGCCCTTGAGTGGAGGCACTTTCTTAATAAGGAGGAGATGTTCTGGGGGGCCAACGACACCTATTATACGCTACGTTATGAAATTATTTTCGATGTTCATCAGCAGACCGGCCATAAATTCTATTTTGACTTTCATCACGACTGGAATAATAAATGCAGCAGCGGTATTGAATTTTCAAAAACCATGTATGAACACAGCGGCATTTACAGCGAAGATATGCTGATGTTCTATACGTCAATTTATTTCTAA
- a CDS encoding glycosyltransferase family 2 protein: MKKTAEKTGKNDLSQALVVLLISVVIYLVLRTVFTAYAEYKPIEKVLAFVLLFSEMYVIIHSLAYFVGIFVISRADKSEPAKAVLTEFPLVDILIPSRHEPRDILENTVIACYNLGYPGKIIHILDDSSEQSYKDEAEEIAKKYGCKLFRRQTRHGAKAGVVNDCLKTCSGKYVAIFDVDQNPIGGFLATLISILEADDGLALVQTPQYYSNLDTNKVACGANMQQAIFYENICEAKSLNGAMMCCGTNVVIRRSAIDTVGGFDESSVTEDFATTLQLHLEGFKTLYYNHVGTFGQGPRGIGPYLAQQSRWSLGVTGVLKKVLKKLFTQPSTMRFMQWWEYVISSTYYLSSWAFLLLLFCPIVYLFFGVPSFFMNPVIYGLAFVPYLLLSTNIFYTSMRSRNYRIRDLLKGQAMFFVSLPIYLKSSALGLCGIKGSFKITSKAGSSRISYLRLWPQITLWLIALAAIVWGINLFVYTGSVAAIVNTVWIIYYFAFSMSIFYFNEE; encoded by the coding sequence ATGAAAAAGACGGCAGAAAAAACCGGAAAAAACGACTTGTCCCAAGCATTGGTTGTGCTTCTTATTAGCGTCGTTATTTATCTTGTCCTGCGGACAGTATTCACCGCTTACGCCGAATATAAACCGATAGAAAAGGTTTTGGCGTTTGTTTTGTTATTTTCCGAGATGTATGTAATAATTCATTCTCTCGCCTATTTCGTCGGCATTTTTGTAATAAGCAGGGCAGACAAATCCGAACCTGCAAAAGCCGTCCTGACGGAATTTCCGCTGGTTGACATATTGATTCCGTCGAGGCACGAGCCAAGAGATATTTTGGAAAACACGGTTATAGCCTGTTATAATCTGGGCTACCCGGGGAAAATAATACATATCTTAGACGACTCGTCCGAGCAGAGTTATAAAGACGAGGCCGAGGAAATCGCAAAAAAATACGGCTGTAAACTATTCAGAAGACAGACAAGGCACGGAGCAAAGGCCGGAGTGGTAAACGACTGTCTCAAAACCTGCAGCGGAAAATACGTTGCCATATTCGATGTCGATCAAAACCCAATCGGCGGCTTTCTGGCAACACTAATTTCGATTCTCGAGGCAGATGACGGGCTTGCTCTTGTTCAAACGCCTCAGTATTACAGTAATTTGGATACCAATAAAGTTGCCTGCGGAGCCAATATGCAGCAGGCGATTTTTTACGAAAATATATGCGAGGCCAAAAGCCTTAACGGAGCTATGATGTGCTGCGGCACCAACGTCGTAATAAGACGGTCAGCGATTGACACAGTCGGAGGTTTTGACGAAAGCTCGGTAACTGAAGATTTCGCAACAACGCTGCAGTTGCACCTGGAGGGTTTTAAGACGCTATATTACAATCACGTGGGCACTTTCGGGCAGGGGCCACGGGGCATAGGCCCATATCTCGCACAGCAGAGCAGATGGTCTTTAGGTGTCACGGGAGTTTTAAAAAAGGTTCTGAAAAAGTTGTTCACGCAACCATCGACGATGCGCTTTATGCAATGGTGGGAATACGTTATCAGCAGCACATACTACCTTTCAAGCTGGGCGTTCCTGCTGCTGCTGTTTTGTCCGATTGTCTATCTTTTCTTCGGAGTGCCGTCGTTTTTTATGAATCCCGTGATTTACGGACTGGCGTTTGTTCCATATCTGCTGCTGTCAACAAATATATTTTATACAAGCATGAGAAGCCGCAACTATCGAATCAGAGATTTGCTGAAGGGGCAGGCGATGTTTTTTGTTTCGCTACCGATTTACTTAAAAAGCAGCGCTCTTGGGCTTTGCGGCATAAAAGGGAGTTTTAAGATAACGTCAAAAGCCGGCAGCAGCAGAATTTCATATTTAAGGCTCTGGCCGCAAATCACACTATGGCTGATTGCTCTTGCTGCTATTGTTTGGGGCATCAATTTGTTCGTATATACCGGCTCTGTCGCCGCAATTGTAAATACCGTATGGATAATTTA